The following are encoded together in the Pseudomonas maumuensis genome:
- a CDS encoding Rid family hydrolase: MTLSIPFGDNALALSFAGSRHKFLSATCTPDAFSDCLLQLVAASSSEPVPLGVLRLVVAVSDQDQLHGILEQLTKDFPALLCRAEVVVQPPFSGQLQLSAWLVDQAAIANEASSNSSSAALQWLFSASNELVPSNAQVASVFSRQFYDGMTFGHAQGHTPDDLLRAWIYIGNITQGRHDETPYQQVNAARRDVFQEVGIGKGTVGSPFPASTGIGTQGPSLTLGLLSCRTRPGMRLVALENRRQTSAFHYPKEESLIAPLFSRAVAILGGAQAMVFVSGTASIVGAKSVHLGDIEQQTRQTLENIGNLLCARLLSDYDCYPAVSGLESIVSYTVYIKHRKDFALVRAVCAALLPDRAVASFVEADVCRTELLVEIEAIAVMPE, translated from the coding sequence ATGACCCTCAGCATTCCCTTCGGGGACAACGCCTTGGCATTGTCCTTTGCCGGCTCACGTCACAAATTCCTCAGTGCCACTTGTACACCTGATGCATTCAGCGATTGCCTGCTGCAGTTGGTGGCTGCATCCAGCAGCGAGCCGGTACCACTCGGTGTACTGCGCCTGGTGGTGGCAGTCAGCGACCAAGACCAGCTTCACGGCATTCTCGAGCAACTGACGAAGGATTTCCCGGCGCTGCTTTGCCGGGCCGAGGTCGTTGTTCAGCCGCCCTTCTCAGGACAGCTGCAGCTCAGCGCCTGGCTGGTGGATCAGGCGGCCATTGCCAATGAGGCCTCCTCGAACAGCTCCTCTGCTGCGTTGCAATGGCTGTTCTCGGCCAGCAACGAGCTTGTGCCGAGCAATGCGCAAGTGGCCTCTGTGTTCAGCCGGCAGTTCTACGACGGCATGACGTTTGGCCATGCCCAAGGGCATACGCCCGATGACCTGCTGCGCGCCTGGATTTACATCGGCAACATCACCCAGGGGCGACACGATGAGACCCCCTATCAACAGGTCAATGCGGCTCGGCGAGACGTTTTCCAGGAGGTAGGGATCGGTAAAGGAACGGTCGGCTCTCCCTTCCCGGCAAGTACCGGCATAGGTACGCAAGGGCCTTCACTCACCCTTGGACTGCTCTCGTGCAGGACTCGCCCTGGAATGCGTCTCGTCGCCCTGGAGAATCGACGCCAGACCAGTGCGTTTCATTACCCGAAGGAGGAGAGCCTGATCGCGCCCTTGTTTTCACGCGCGGTGGCCATCCTTGGTGGTGCGCAAGCGATGGTGTTCGTATCCGGAACGGCCAGTATCGTCGGTGCGAAGAGCGTGCATCTCGGTGATATCGAGCAGCAAACGAGGCAGACCCTTGAAAACATAGGCAACCTGCTATGCGCCAGGCTGCTGTCGGATTACGACTGCTATCCAGCGGTATCCGGTCTTGAAAGCATTGTCAGCTATACGGTGTACATCAAACACCGCAAAGACTTTGCACTGGTACGCGCGGTATGCGCTGCACTGCTGCCGGACCGGGCAGTGGCGTCGTTCGTCGAGGCTGATGTCTGCCGAACCGAGTTGCTGGTGGAGATCGAAGCCATTGCCGTGATGCCGGAATAA
- a CDS encoding amino acid adenylation domain-containing protein — protein MNGALPTVTGGPAYPVDFSLVEHIEAIIQRQPSNVAAFDSEQRLTYSDIRTALLTLHARLHELGLRSGDVVAVNATVQLRYPVLVLGLLLAGLVYLPIAAALPPERKRLICEQARPAIIITDTAMPDESIRTCSLSTLFSGKPAGAVFDQYPEPSPEATAYVIFTSGSTGVPKGVSIPRKGLLNRLQWARDYYTLGSEDVTALKTQASFDPSIQEAVLPFFSAGAVFVPDQTRVNFPNYLSGCIREHGVTMLIMVPSHLQHLLASPAIEACQHLRHIVCCGEPWGVELISALHARLPGCRIYNGYGPTEATIGTLVFNPPRGYASEIIPIGKPIAGTHVAIIDDDLRPVPSGEAGELIIGGICVGNGYLNNPQLTERQFRTLPVEGTGEVRFYFSGDMARALPNGDIVFLGRKDNQVKINGVRIELEEVELALRNCPGVSDAIVVKREGKVSDELHAFLIAQAPLDTEAIATSCVRRLGQATTPSRFFQVDAFPLNQNGKVDRQALAAKQMTERSLP, from the coding sequence ATGAACGGAGCATTACCGACAGTAACCGGTGGGCCTGCCTATCCAGTGGACTTCTCGCTGGTCGAACACATCGAAGCCATCATTCAGCGTCAGCCATCGAACGTAGCGGCCTTCGACTCCGAGCAGCGCTTGACCTACAGCGACATCCGGACCGCACTGCTCACCTTGCATGCTCGCCTCCATGAGCTAGGGCTGCGTAGCGGTGATGTGGTCGCAGTGAATGCAACGGTGCAGTTACGCTATCCCGTCCTGGTTCTGGGGTTGCTGCTTGCAGGCCTGGTCTACTTGCCAATTGCCGCTGCCCTGCCCCCCGAGCGCAAACGCTTGATCTGTGAACAGGCCCGGCCCGCCATAATCATCACGGATACGGCAATGCCTGATGAATCAATACGAACCTGCTCTCTCTCCACGCTCTTTTCAGGTAAACCTGCGGGAGCAGTCTTCGACCAGTACCCGGAACCCTCCCCCGAGGCCACCGCCTATGTGATCTTCACCTCAGGCTCGACCGGCGTGCCCAAGGGCGTGAGTATCCCCCGTAAAGGTTTGCTGAATCGGCTGCAGTGGGCACGCGATTACTACACGCTCGGTAGCGAAGATGTGACGGCCCTGAAAACCCAGGCATCGTTTGACCCATCGATACAGGAAGCCGTGCTGCCCTTTTTCTCCGCGGGTGCTGTGTTCGTGCCCGACCAAACTCGCGTCAACTTCCCCAACTACCTGTCTGGCTGCATCCGTGAGCACGGTGTGACCATGCTTATCATGGTGCCCAGCCATTTGCAGCATTTGCTCGCGAGCCCGGCAATCGAGGCTTGCCAACACCTCCGGCATATCGTCTGCTGCGGTGAGCCTTGGGGTGTCGAGCTGATCAGTGCGCTTCATGCGCGGCTGCCAGGTTGCCGGATCTACAACGGCTATGGGCCGACCGAAGCCACGATCGGAACCCTGGTGTTCAATCCGCCACGCGGTTATGCCAGCGAAATCATCCCGATTGGTAAACCCATTGCGGGAACACATGTAGCGATCATTGACGACGATCTGCGCCCCGTGCCATCGGGTGAAGCGGGCGAGCTGATCATTGGGGGTATCTGCGTGGGCAATGGCTACCTGAACAATCCTCAACTGACTGAGCGGCAGTTCCGCACCTTGCCGGTTGAAGGCACGGGCGAGGTGAGATTCTATTTCAGCGGCGACATGGCTCGTGCTTTGCCGAACGGCGACATCGTGTTCCTGGGACGCAAAGATAACCAGGTGAAGATCAACGGTGTCCGCATCGAGCTCGAAGAGGTCGAACTTGCCCTGCGCAACTGCCCCGGCGTAAGCGATGCCATCGTGGTCAAGCGAGAAGGTAAGGTGAGTGATGAGCTCCATGCTTTCCTGATCGCTCAAGCACCTTTGGACACGGAGGCGATTGCAACCTCATGCGTCAGGCGGCTCGGCCAGGCGACGACACCTTCGCGTTTCTTCCAGGTCGACGCCTTTCCACTGAACCAGAACGGCAAGGTCGACCGGCAAGCCTTGGCGGCAAAGCAGATGACTGAGAGGAGCCTGCCGTGA
- a CDS encoding chlorinating enzyme, giving the protein MTNDLHEPLSDEQVAFFQKEGYLGPFPAYSEGEIDDIWRRARLKTFDHSKSVFGKAENTKDPISSYDRHLDIDELADHVCHPAIVSKLQRLIGRDVACWRSEFFPKYPGDEGTDWHQGDTFAGLNGGKDALRWPEGSQEGGTVTVWTALSDVTLDMGPMGIIPGTQHSRFYDESKAASYSQDKHGLVKNGVARGFYGYDYRELQVDPNWTPDESKAIYFTMKKGEFIIFWSTLLHGSLPHLGETSTPRLGYVSRYVPTSVKVYPDADTLTEFGRTVTLEQYGTVIAGGEDAYGHNRVRSCTTRGKPFNRIA; this is encoded by the coding sequence ATGACCAACGACCTGCATGAACCACTCAGTGACGAACAAGTGGCGTTCTTTCAGAAAGAGGGCTACCTCGGCCCCTTCCCGGCTTACTCCGAGGGCGAGATCGACGACATTTGGCGACGAGCCCGCCTGAAAACCTTCGATCACTCCAAATCGGTTTTCGGCAAAGCCGAGAACACCAAGGATCCGATATCCAGCTACGACCGCCACCTGGACATAGATGAACTTGCGGACCATGTCTGCCATCCGGCCATTGTCTCCAAGCTACAACGACTGATTGGGCGTGATGTGGCCTGCTGGCGCTCCGAGTTTTTCCCCAAGTATCCGGGCGATGAAGGGACCGACTGGCACCAAGGCGATACGTTCGCAGGTCTCAACGGCGGCAAGGACGCGCTTCGGTGGCCCGAAGGTTCTCAGGAAGGGGGAACTGTCACCGTCTGGACGGCGCTCTCGGATGTGACCCTTGACATGGGGCCAATGGGCATCATTCCAGGCACCCAGCACTCCCGGTTCTATGACGAATCCAAGGCGGCCTCTTACTCGCAAGACAAGCATGGACTGGTCAAGAACGGAGTGGCCCGCGGCTTCTACGGATACGACTACCGCGAATTGCAGGTTGATCCGAACTGGACGCCAGATGAATCGAAAGCCATTTACTTCACCATGAAGAAGGGTGAATTCATCATTTTCTGGTCCACCCTCCTGCATGGTTCGCTGCCTCACCTGGGTGAGACGAGCACGCCACGTCTGGGCTACGTATCTCGCTACGTGCCTACCTCCGTCAAGGTCTACCCGGATGCAGATACCCTCACCGAGTTCGGCAGAACGGTAACCCTCGAACAATACGGCACAGTCATCGCCGGTGGGGAAGATGCATATGGCCACAACCGTGTGCGCTCATGCACCACGCGCGGAAAGCCATTCAATCGAATTGCGTAA
- a CDS encoding acyl carrier protein, whose protein sequence is MKIIDAIEIILADWIDTSTFDRNDDLFDQGINSLQMAILIDEINKRFNLSASLEVLAEGASMTALASTLSRKFSSQNIG, encoded by the coding sequence ATGAAAATCATTGATGCAATCGAAATAATCCTGGCTGACTGGATCGATACGTCGACATTCGACCGCAATGACGACTTGTTCGACCAGGGCATCAATTCGTTGCAGATGGCGATTCTTATTGATGAGATCAATAAGCGCTTCAACCTCTCCGCCAGCCTCGAGGTCCTCGCCGAAGGGGCTTCGATGACTGCCCTGGCTTCAACGTTGAGCCGGAAATTCTCTTCTCAGAACATCGGTTAA
- a CDS encoding LysR family transcriptional regulator produces MHLKFRHIEIFKAIMITGTVTGAAQILETSQPTISRELSNFESSIGMRLFERYKGRLKPTAEGMALHSEILKAYDGLARVSAAAQSIKLGLREKISIVSLPVLSQTILPTSLARFIERYPDINLSVTTHDSPDIEPLISSQAYDIGLIEGVSAPLGTTTEHLTDVDEVCVLPPGHPLSVFPQIDPLQLSQYPFIHLAPNDPYRHHLDSVFAQLGVSRNNIIEVDNAVTICQMVLSGIGVSIINPLVANIYANQGLIIRRLTVSVPFSVSLVRPLQRGASLIVDHLVECIRSTSNALSMQYQSGLHEAPSDYVRASA; encoded by the coding sequence ATGCACCTAAAATTTCGACATATAGAGATCTTTAAGGCCATCATGATCACCGGGACTGTCACCGGTGCCGCCCAGATACTTGAGACGTCCCAGCCAACGATAAGTCGAGAGCTTTCGAATTTCGAAAGCAGCATCGGCATGCGTCTGTTCGAGCGCTACAAAGGACGCCTGAAACCCACGGCTGAGGGTATGGCCCTTCACTCCGAGATTCTTAAAGCGTATGACGGTCTGGCTCGAGTAAGCGCAGCGGCGCAAAGCATCAAGCTCGGGTTGAGAGAAAAAATCAGTATCGTCAGCCTGCCCGTACTATCGCAAACCATTTTGCCGACCAGCCTTGCTAGATTCATCGAGCGTTATCCGGATATCAACCTGAGTGTCACGACTCACGACTCGCCCGATATCGAACCGTTGATATCCAGCCAAGCTTACGATATCGGCTTGATCGAGGGGGTGAGCGCACCCTTGGGAACCACGACTGAACACCTGACGGATGTGGATGAAGTGTGCGTCCTGCCACCTGGTCATCCGTTGTCCGTGTTTCCGCAAATAGACCCACTGCAACTCAGCCAGTATCCCTTCATTCACTTGGCGCCGAATGACCCTTACCGGCACCATCTCGATAGTGTTTTTGCCCAGTTGGGTGTTTCGCGTAACAACATTATCGAAGTCGACAATGCCGTCACCATTTGCCAAATGGTGTTGAGCGGCATTGGTGTATCGATCATCAACCCATTGGTCGCCAACATTTACGCTAACCAAGGCCTGATCATCAGGCGCCTCACGGTTTCGGTGCCCTTCAGTGTCAGCTTGGTACGGCCGCTGCAGCGTGGCGCTTCCCTAATCGTCGACCACCTCGTGGAATGCATACGTAGCACTTCAAACGCGTTATCGATGCAATACCAATCCGGACTTCACGAGGCACCTTCGGATTATGTGAGAGCGTCCGCTTAA
- a CDS encoding coproporphyrinogen-III oxidase family protein, whose amino-acid sequence MADNSNFNDVLDAAMTRMNHCYQQVPTHFWADRTAFTHRFDNLRQMAGRSVSPPLTPAQAQQAVVHELSTAKRTALYLGVPWCIQTCSFCDLAYSRSPRAEEKREYIEVILQELDTYNAAGLASTPAGSIYFGGGTPSILDNDLLAAFVDGTLQRSHLADNAVITLEASPATLTDSKLKLLSSRINRMSLGVQSTDTALRQREGRILPREKLLARVATTLEYFDLVNTDVLYGMPGQSLESVFLTLKDLVDLGVPSITFYRNELFPGTKSFQLARQQPWATVSEHKAREMYFLGKTYLESCDYHESPLGWFVKHKKTEAITSWETMIERWSTVVPYFGLGMGAFSTAANYWVQNNESLSGWMERVRGGQLPLASGSLFDDKERFMVTLMRYIRVFSRVKRDYLLTQSGSTRFAVERLIHTWLEMGLAMHEDEWLVFTEAGCSLIHWLIDDLAHAFVDGAVNTEIKIAALNI is encoded by the coding sequence ATGGCTGACAACTCGAATTTCAATGATGTTCTGGATGCGGCGATGACGCGAATGAACCATTGTTATCAACAAGTGCCGACACACTTCTGGGCAGATCGCACAGCCTTCACACACCGCTTCGATAACTTGCGTCAAATGGCAGGTCGCAGCGTCTCTCCACCGTTGACGCCCGCGCAAGCGCAACAGGCCGTGGTCCATGAGCTATCCACTGCTAAACGCACGGCACTGTACCTTGGCGTACCCTGGTGTATTCAAACCTGTTCATTCTGCGACCTCGCTTACTCGCGCAGCCCGCGAGCAGAGGAGAAACGCGAGTACATCGAGGTCATCCTCCAGGAACTGGATACCTACAATGCTGCAGGGCTCGCCTCGACGCCTGCAGGGAGTATCTACTTCGGTGGTGGCACCCCCTCGATACTCGACAATGATCTGCTCGCAGCCTTCGTCGATGGCACCTTGCAACGTAGCCACCTGGCAGACAACGCGGTGATCACACTGGAAGCAAGCCCGGCGACGTTGACGGACTCGAAATTGAAGCTGCTTTCCTCTCGGATCAATCGCATGAGTCTGGGGGTGCAATCCACCGACACTGCGTTGAGACAACGTGAAGGGCGGATCCTGCCACGGGAAAAGCTCCTGGCCCGGGTGGCTACCACGCTGGAGTACTTCGACCTGGTCAATACCGATGTTCTGTATGGTATGCCTGGTCAATCACTCGAGTCGGTATTCCTCACCCTGAAAGACCTGGTGGACCTGGGTGTGCCCTCCATCACCTTCTATCGCAACGAACTATTTCCTGGCACCAAGAGTTTCCAGTTGGCTCGCCAGCAACCCTGGGCAACGGTCTCCGAACACAAAGCCAGAGAAATGTACTTCCTTGGCAAGACCTACCTCGAATCGTGCGACTACCACGAAAGTCCATTGGGCTGGTTTGTTAAACATAAAAAAACAGAAGCCATCACGTCATGGGAAACGATGATTGAGCGCTGGAGTACGGTCGTCCCCTACTTTGGTTTGGGCATGGGCGCCTTTTCCACTGCCGCTAATTATTGGGTACAGAACAATGAATCGCTCAGTGGTTGGATGGAGCGTGTGCGTGGTGGTCAGTTGCCATTGGCCAGTGGTTCACTGTTCGATGATAAAGAACGGTTCATGGTCACGCTCATGCGTTATATCCGCGTGTTCAGTCGGGTGAAGCGTGATTACTTGCTGACACAGAGTGGAAGTACCCGCTTTGCCGTTGAACGTCTAATACATACCTGGTTAGAAATGGGCCTGGCCATGCACGAAGATGAGTGGCTGGTGTTCACCGAAGCGGGTTGTTCACTCATCCATTGGCTGATCGATGACTTGGCCCATGCGTTCGTCGACGGCGCGGTCAATACGGAAATCAAAATCGCTGCGCTAAATATCTGA
- a CDS encoding pyrroline-5-carboxylate reductase family protein, which translates to MKNIYMVGAGHMGGAILRGLKGHLKSTANLHVVEVDAQRMGYWREQGFDTATQIQTLAPHDCVVLAVPPQQFASALAGNPILSRHQGPVISVMAGITHATLVRLLGHDSVVRAIPNTPSEVAQGVTMYYAPAHASTDLIDCARQIFDVIGISLRVREEWQIDTGTALAGGGPALVAHFADALQDYGLRTGLDQEEAAVVALQLLAGTAELIRASGKPSSQICREVQTVGGTTERAIGALDAAGFKELVNAALDAAARRSAQLGE; encoded by the coding sequence ATGAAGAACATCTACATGGTCGGTGCAGGTCATATGGGCGGGGCAATCCTTCGTGGTTTGAAGGGGCACTTGAAAAGCACTGCTAACTTGCATGTTGTTGAAGTAGATGCACAGCGTATGGGCTATTGGCGAGAACAAGGGTTTGATACCGCCACGCAGATTCAAACGCTGGCGCCACACGACTGCGTGGTGTTGGCCGTTCCTCCGCAACAGTTTGCAAGCGCGCTCGCTGGCAATCCGATACTTTCCCGTCATCAAGGTCCCGTGATTTCAGTGATGGCGGGTATCACCCATGCAACGCTAGTACGCCTGCTGGGCCACGACTCGGTTGTGCGAGCCATCCCCAATACCCCTTCAGAAGTAGCCCAGGGGGTCACGATGTACTACGCACCCGCGCATGCCAGCACGGATCTGATCGACTGCGCGCGGCAGATCTTCGACGTTATCGGAATATCTCTGAGGGTCAGAGAGGAATGGCAGATCGACACGGGGACTGCCTTGGCTGGCGGTGGACCGGCATTGGTCGCTCACTTCGCCGATGCACTACAGGATTACGGGCTTCGCACGGGGCTGGACCAGGAAGAAGCAGCGGTGGTTGCCCTACAGTTGCTTGCCGGCACTGCCGAGTTGATCCGAGCGAGCGGTAAGCCATCCAGTCAGATTTGCCGCGAAGTGCAAACTGTCGGTGGCACCACCGAACGCGCTATCGGTGCCTTGGACGCAGCAGGCTTCAAAGAACTGGTCAATGCTGCGCTTGATGCTGCAGCCAGGCGCTCCGCGCAATTGGGTGAATGA
- a CDS encoding methyltransferase has product MTILTAPGSIHSDIAAYNLYFGMGQRITLIDDPKVFRVSPAGEAFGALIARRFGGRDRDARFLDLGTGSGVHALLLRQLGMRNITASDISLEAVQAARANELVNLGESCIEFVHGDLFDAVPSADGGFDVILFNPPGWQTPSDAFLAALQSVEAARGLSLEAMFYGEQTLRRFFERVPAYLKPGGKLLIGLNSLVDIAGVMRDLYGTHGERFKIDWSLLERHEIPLVLYTEQWRALQGMLHDEIERWTDQGRAHCRFDDSGMLFWSYEIIEFSFTPIGE; this is encoded by the coding sequence ATGACTATTCTGACCGCTCCGGGGAGCATCCATTCAGACATTGCGGCCTATAACCTGTATTTCGGCATGGGCCAGCGGATTACGCTGATCGACGACCCCAAGGTGTTTAGAGTGAGTCCTGCAGGAGAAGCGTTCGGGGCATTGATCGCGAGGCGTTTTGGCGGGCGCGACAGGGATGCCCGTTTTCTCGATCTGGGGACCGGGAGTGGCGTGCATGCGTTGCTGCTGCGTCAGTTAGGCATGCGCAACATCACTGCCAGCGATATTTCTCTAGAGGCTGTTCAAGCGGCTCGGGCAAATGAACTGGTTAACCTGGGCGAATCATGCATCGAGTTCGTGCATGGTGATCTGTTCGACGCTGTCCCCAGCGCAGACGGCGGATTCGATGTGATTCTGTTCAATCCACCAGGGTGGCAGACGCCCTCGGATGCGTTCCTCGCGGCATTGCAGTCCGTTGAGGCTGCACGAGGTCTGTCGTTGGAAGCCATGTTCTATGGCGAACAGACCTTGCGCAGATTCTTCGAAAGGGTGCCGGCCTACCTGAAGCCTGGAGGCAAGCTGCTCATCGGCCTCAATTCGTTGGTCGACATTGCCGGTGTCATGCGTGACCTCTATGGTACCCATGGGGAGCGTTTCAAGATCGATTGGTCATTGCTGGAGCGTCACGAGATCCCGCTTGTGCTGTACACGGAGCAATGGCGTGCTCTCCAAGGCATGTTGCATGACGAGATCGAACGCTGGACCGACCAGGGTCGGGCGCATTGCCGATTCGACGACTCCGGCATGTTGTTCTGGTCCTACGAGATCATTGAGTTCTCTTTCACGCCAATAGGCGAGTGA
- a CDS encoding acyl carrier protein produces MSTSSISNTQVAELLSRLFPDLPDPVDPKITLHAQGVNSMGMIVLITHLQDEFGIVFDTAAFAKLHALTLESLQGLCIDHR; encoded by the coding sequence GTGAGCACATCGTCGATAAGCAATACCCAGGTTGCCGAGCTGTTGAGCCGGCTGTTTCCAGATCTGCCTGACCCGGTCGACCCTAAGATCACGCTGCACGCACAAGGCGTCAACTCGATGGGCATGATTGTGTTGATTACACATCTCCAGGATGAGTTCGGCATCGTCTTCGACACTGCCGCCTTTGCCAAACTTCACGCCCTCACGCTGGAGTCGCTCCAGGGTTTGTGCATCGATCACCGCTAG
- a CDS encoding pyridoxal phosphate-dependent aminotransferase, which translates to MQATVFNTFFRETKLAPDSDDFFSWVRTLKASSTGQPLLDFGVADAFMPPADELSEALSALAARRELHGYVYHHSAYEAACLRHATQGIRSSSALAVLPTSGAKSALNLLCLALIDAGDVVLVTTPAYPIFSTMAQRLGATVVELPLLEENDFLPNLQQLSAEVLARAKLLVVNYPNNPTGKVPSQAECDRLLALCKLHDILMINDAAYADLLPADQPRGRFLYADGASSHCIEVHSLSKSLQIPGWRLGFILAAPAFIQALGKLSLLHESGQPRILLDAVTTVLDDRAFAEQLCQCIAKRRTVLVDILQANGLTVFNPDGAFFVYAQCPPGLINGRTFDTAYDFSHYLASELGILTIPYQVAGRSQVRFSVAFGGDDETVFSRLRQQLSQVKFRHSGKVSR; encoded by the coding sequence ATGCAAGCGACAGTCTTCAATACCTTCTTTCGCGAGACCAAGCTGGCCCCCGACAGCGACGACTTCTTCAGTTGGGTCCGTACGCTCAAGGCCTCGTCAACTGGACAACCACTCCTCGACTTCGGCGTCGCGGACGCCTTCATGCCACCCGCTGACGAACTTTCCGAGGCGTTGAGTGCATTGGCCGCGCGTCGTGAGCTACATGGCTATGTCTACCATCATTCGGCTTACGAGGCGGCGTGCCTACGGCACGCAACCCAGGGTATCAGGTCGTCGTCCGCGCTGGCCGTTCTACCCACCAGTGGCGCAAAGTCCGCGCTCAATCTGCTGTGTCTGGCCCTGATAGACGCGGGCGACGTTGTTCTTGTGACGACGCCGGCATACCCTATTTTTTCGACCATGGCACAGCGCCTGGGCGCGACCGTGGTAGAACTGCCCCTGCTGGAGGAAAACGACTTCCTGCCGAATCTGCAGCAGTTGTCGGCAGAAGTGCTCGCGCGTGCCAAGTTGCTGGTGGTGAACTACCCGAACAACCCGACTGGAAAAGTGCCAAGCCAAGCGGAATGTGATCGTCTGCTGGCTCTTTGCAAGCTCCACGACATCTTGATGATCAACGACGCGGCCTATGCGGACTTGCTGCCTGCTGATCAACCCCGTGGACGTTTCCTGTATGCAGATGGCGCATCGAGCCACTGCATCGAAGTGCATTCGCTCTCCAAGTCATTGCAGATTCCCGGCTGGCGACTTGGCTTCATCCTTGCCGCACCCGCGTTTATCCAGGCGCTTGGCAAGCTCAGTCTGTTGCACGAAAGTGGGCAGCCGCGCATTTTACTGGATGCGGTTACCACCGTCCTCGACGATCGCGCTTTTGCCGAACAGCTTTGCCAGTGCATAGCCAAGCGGCGCACCGTGCTGGTCGATATCCTCCAGGCAAATGGCCTGACGGTGTTCAATCCTGACGGCGCGTTCTTTGTCTACGCACAATGTCCCCCCGGTTTGATCAATGGCAGGACGTTCGACACTGCCTACGACTTCTCGCACTACCTGGCCAGTGAACTGGGGATCCTGACGATCCCCTACCAAGTGGCTGGACGGAGCCAGGTGCGCTTTTCCGTGGCCTTCGGTGGCGACGACGAAACAGTGTTCTCTCGCTTGCGGCAGCAATTATCCCAGGTGAAGTTCAGGCATTCCGGGAAGGTGTCGAGATGA
- a CDS encoding EamA family transporter, whose product MAGKPFAAAAGLSAALASNCLLGLSSLYWKALATLPALTLLGCRVLISLLCVTLLLAARKEFVPLLCGLTRRDILLHGGAALLVAANWGTFIWASIHGHVLESGLGYLIAPVLGISLGLLLYRERMSLPRGLSLALVIGSVIYLLFETGGLDSRVFLVIGMTWGGYTWLKKLARLPPWSGLFLESLVLGLLLVPFIIWMSTPLADIAALDTGDKGLLLLCGAVSLLPLALFSFAARRLPLSIMGLMQFVLPLTQFFVALIFYKQMPSHGALLAFAFIALAMLLVILEPLLNTVFFKAKGVVEDA is encoded by the coding sequence ATGGCCGGAAAACCCTTTGCCGCGGCAGCGGGATTGTCTGCTGCGCTGGCGTCGAACTGCCTGCTTGGGCTGTCGTCCCTTTACTGGAAGGCTCTCGCAACCTTACCGGCGCTGACGTTGCTCGGCTGTAGGGTGTTGATCTCATTGCTCTGTGTCACGCTGCTACTTGCTGCGCGTAAAGAGTTCGTACCTCTGCTGTGCGGCCTGACTCGACGCGACATTCTCCTGCACGGTGGGGCAGCGCTGCTGGTTGCCGCTAACTGGGGGACGTTCATATGGGCTTCAATCCATGGGCACGTGCTGGAAAGCGGCCTGGGCTACCTGATCGCGCCGGTTCTGGGGATCTCGCTGGGCTTGCTGCTGTATCGTGAACGAATGTCCCTGCCACGCGGATTGTCATTAGCATTGGTAATAGGCAGCGTTATCTATTTGCTTTTCGAAACCGGTGGGCTGGATAGCCGGGTGTTCTTGGTTATTGGGATGACGTGGGGCGGCTACACCTGGCTCAAGAAGCTGGCCCGTTTGCCGCCGTGGTCGGGACTGTTTCTCGAATCACTTGTGCTGGGCTTGTTACTGGTGCCGTTCATCATATGGATGAGCACCCCGCTGGCAGATATCGCAGCCTTGGACACTGGTGACAAAGGGCTCCTGTTGCTTTGCGGTGCAGTATCACTGTTGCCGCTGGCCCTGTTTTCGTTCGCCGCTCGGCGTCTGCCCCTGAGCATCATGGGGTTGATGCAGTTCGTGCTACCGCTGACTCAATTCTTCGTTGCGCTGATCTTCTATAAGCAGATGCCTTCCCATGGCGCATTACTGGCGTTTGCATTTATCGCCTTGGCCATGCTCCTGGTAATACTCGAACCGTTACTCAATACCGTTTTCTTCAAGGCAAAAGGAGTTGTCGAAGATGCTTAA